The DNA window AAAAGGAACTTTTGAAGGGGCAAAACTGGGTCCTAATGCCCAGGTTGACACTTGGGGTCGGGCCTaatgcccaagttgacattttgCCAACCTGGGTTGTTTCCAATTCAGATCAGCAAAAAGTGCTCCAAGAATTTTCACCATcatcataaataataaagattCCAGTAAACTCAGGGAGAAAACCACCAACCCGAGTCCCTAAGAACAGGGctcagcgcccaggttgacaatcaaCTTCGGACGCCACCTTCAATTACTCAAATACCAAATCTGATATGACCATTGAATTTGGCATGGTCAAAAATGAGGGAGGAGACCCATCCTCAAGTTTAGAAGCCTTGGAAGTTTCAAAAATAGAATCCCAATAGCTCGGTTTAAAGGGCCCAGCGCCCAGGTCAATAAATGACCTAGTTCTCTAGGTACTGCCTATCCAAATCTGATGTTGTTTTGATCGCCTGTCAAGTTTTTCACAAGTGTAATGATCCATGAAGTCAGATCAATCAAATTCATAACTTCAATTTTCGACAAATTGACTCACTCGGAAATtgaaagttttgagttttttgttttcataaaataataacatctCCGAGAACATGTGACCAGCAtcatcaaaatatataaatggaCTAGGTGATGTCAAATTATCACTTAGGCATCTCAAAAGATACCCCTTGGACGTTTTTACACTTATACACCAtcataattttagtttaaaataatttaaaattaataaatgaatgaataaataatattcaaaactaattaattaattttatcatttttttttatcttttctatattttttttctttctttcttcttcttcttcttcttcttcaatcccAGCCTAACCTGACCATCCCTAATTTGCTCTAACCAAACTTTTCGATTTCCATTAGCAAGAGGGGCCGCtctaaagagaaaaaaatttgttaagtaaACTTTGAACTAGAAAAGTCGAGGTCAAATAATCGACCACCAAAACCCACCACCCACCACTACATTCTCTTTCTCTACTACATACTCCATCCATATCTCTCAGTTccctaaaaatatatagaaaaaaaaaataaaaagcttCATTTTTCTCCAAGATCACGATCCTGATCCCAATCCTTATCCTAATCCTAATCCCGATTCCGATcacatctctttttttttttcttttaattaattgattttctAAGATAGTGGGATGTGACGAGTAAGAATGTGGAGATGAAGGGATGATACTGGTCAGCCGTAAACCTCTACTACCAAGAAAGGTGGGTGGCAAACCATAAAAGTttgttgattattttttttatatatatatatatatgtaatattttttaatctttaataaaagaaaataaaaaaatttattaaaatttttaataattttctttattatttaaataatttattttatgatgtGGACAAATAAAATTTTGACACTTCGCTATTTTAAGAACTACAAACGAAATTGTTAAATTGGGTACCTACAGATAGGGTCGGCCCAAGCATTGGGCAACTTGGGCCGTTGCACAAGGCCCCTATTTTTTTAAGgcccaatttttatttttttttttaaaaaaaaaaaaagaaaaggccTATGTTTATCTCTTTTCtcctattatatatacataaataaaaaatttataattgaaaatttatgaacgtatcttaaaaaaaaaaaaaaaactagtaatAGAATTGTAATTTTAATgtacacgattttttttttctaaagagccaaattttaaaattttacacaaAACTCTCAAAATACTTAGGCCGGCTCTGCCTACAGACTAAGGAGAATCTTGAATTTGGAACTATTActacaattttttgaaattaggaACTTATCTACATCAAAGTAAATGTTTTAGAGATTATGCCTCAATTTAATATCATCAACACGTGACATTTTGGAGCAACtaccaaattttttaaaatgagcACCAATAAACTtacaaaaatttcaaacttaatactattttttaaagttGAGAACTTATCTACATCAAAataaactttttaaaaaaatttactctAATTTTCCCTATATAAAATACATAAACGTTTGGATTTATGTTTGAACAAGATTGTAGTTTACAAAGGGGACaacaattattaaaaaatgaataaatatgtGATCCtccaatttttttcttataaataataaaataatttttgctccaacacaaaaatttaaaactaaaagaaaaaaaaaaaatacactctTCGAATATAGAGAAGAGACCAAGCCAACAGCCAAAGCCAAAGGCAGTGAATAAGAATCAACAATGGCTCTCTTATTCACTTCTGCTCACTCTTCCCTCTTCTCCACAAACCCTAACAAGCCATTCTCATTACGCTCCTTACTTTGTCCACTCCcaccatcatcttcttcttctctttcccTCCAAAACCCTATTGGAACCCGAGTCGATAGATTCCGCTCCCTCCGCTTACATTCATCTCTCTCCGACCAAAATTCCGATCCTATTCCTGGGAAACCCCCCTCCGAATCCGGCGACGAGCTCGCCAAGGTCACCGACGAGTGGGGCGTGGAGGCCGGGCCCGAGGAGCTTAATTCATCCACGAAGCTTGCTAACTCAGACCCTCCCAAGGATGAGGACGAATGGGGAGGACCAGATCGTTTTGTGGGTGTCGATAATGGTAGCCCAGCTAGTGTTGGGGCGGAAACGGAGGATTTGGGGAATGATAAGCTTGCGGAGCTCAAAAGGTGCTTGGTGGACAGTGTATATGGCACTGAGCTGGGGTTTCGAGCTAGCTTGGAGGAGAGAGCGGAGATTTTGGAGTTGGTGAATCAATTGGAAGCTTTAAATCCCACGCCGGCACCGACTTCGGCGCCTGAACTTCTTGATGGAAATTGGATTTTGCTGTGAGTATTTACGTTTGTGTCTGATTGAGAAAAAAGCATACTTCATTCATAGTATGCTTGTGTTGATACTATTAGTTACGTAGTTTTGATAAGTTGTTTCACTGTTTGAAGTTGATTAAGTTTAAGATTATGGGTCCAATAATAGGTAGATGATATTACTTAAGGACCTAAGGTTATAATAAATCATCTTCTTATTTATTACAATGTTATACACGGTCCTTTTGGAATGGAGCATGGAGTAAAAGAGTAATGGGAAGATAGAAAGTTTAATGGGAGGTGTGGAAAAAGGGTTGTGGATCTTCTGTTTGTATTTGAAGATATTTGGGCTTGCACTAATAAACATCCACCTCATATAACGATGTTGAGGAAACTAACAGTATATTCATGGGTGAAGATGAAATTCTAGTGCCAACAGTAGGCCTATCTTTTATTTCACCATTGGTACACCAGGTTaattgccttttttttttttttttaattttaaattgagCCGATTTATGCTGTTTGTCAAATTTACAAAAAAGTCAGAACAGAACTTAGCCTTCATATTGATTAGAAGTATGCTTAAGGGGTTTTTGAGGTCGTCAAATTATTTCATGGCCGGGGCGATAAATGTTTTAGTGACTTGTTTAAAGTTGTAgtaaagtagttttttttttaattttgtttcatTGTGAATTAAGAGTTAATCAACCTCCGTTACTTCCCTGGTTCCTGTTGATTGTTCAAATTCCTTGTGACTTCAAACTTATCAGGTACACTGGATTTTCAGAACTTTTGCCACTTTTGGCAGCAGGATCGACACCATTGTTAAAGGTAGATCAGATAAGCCAATCAATTGACACCAGGAGTCTCACTATTGCGAACTCAACCACATTGTCCAACCCGTTTTCGACTTTCTCTTTCAGTGCATCTGCTACTTTTGAAGTTCGTAGCCCCTCAAGAATACAGGTACTTCTATCTCACAAGTCTAGCATCTAACAAATGTTCCTCTGTAGAAGGaacattttactattatttaacAATTAGCAAAATGATTTAGTCCAGAAATTCCAAGAAATCTATACCTGATTATTCAAAACTTCCAAAAATTCTTCTATACTTGCTGACATACTAACGGAATTATTCTTGCAAATATATAATGTTCAGGTTCAGTTTAAGGAAGGCACCTTTCAACCTCCAGATATAAAGTCAAGGGTTGATCTCCCAGGAGAATTGAATGTGTTTGGGCAGAAAATCAACCTCTCTTCTTTGCAACAGACACTGAATCCCGTTCAGGAGGTTGTGGCAAATATCTCCCGGACAATTTCTGGTCAACCACCTCTTAAACTTCCCATTCCTGGTGACAGGAACAGTTCCTGGCTTCTCATAACATACCTCGATTCAGATTTTCGAATCTCAAGGGGAGATGGTGGTCTGTTTGTTCTTGCTAAAGAAGGGAGTACTCTTCTAAATCAGTAGCCATGTACATTGTGCTTGGCGGGTTATCTACAAGAGTACACTCAGATGATCTATTCTCTCTttcctttttttatatattttttaaagttcTCCGTAGAAGGAAAAAGAGCGTATGCTTGTCATCTTGTATATCAGTATATGTgcacaatttttctttttcttttttcttatagACAAGAGATAAATGCTACTACAAGTTGGGagtaaattaaaacaaatattaaagaaatgattctatagaaaaataaaaaaaattatttactttcTGAAATCGTGTGTAGAGCGTCTCTTGCTGAGTTGGTTATAAGCATTGGAAGGGAAACAAGATTTTACAGCAGAACACAGTTTGTTTTTCGATAATGAGCAGAATTTTATTCTCTTGATTGTTTTGTTGATAAAGGGAGGGCTATCCAGATACAAGAGAGAAACAGAATGGTCACGTATAATATAAGCTATTACTAATTAGTGTAGGGGGAAGCATAGTTGGTTGAAACATTAGCAGAAGTACCGGAAATGAATTATAGAAGGTGGGGGTGGTGCGAAAAGTATTAAGAAGGTCCAAATAAAGCACCTGGACCGGATAGAATGTCGGTTCTTTTCTTTAAGTATTATTGGGATTTGGTGGGAAATAATTTTCGTGAGGCAATCTCAGATTTTTTATACTATTGGTACTATGCACAAGGGAGTGAATGCTACTAACTTAGTGCTTATTTTGAAGATCCAAGCCCTAAAAGGGCTCAACACTATCGACTGAGTTCTCTTTGCAATCTGTCGCATAAAGGTGATCTCTAAAATAATTACCAACAAGAGCCTTTTCTATCAAGATTTATCTGTCCTATCCTGCTTTTGTGCCAGGCAGGAATATCCAGGACAATAACATTATCGTTCAAGAGATTATTTATTCGTTCAATAGGAAAAAAGGCAAAGAAGGATTTTTTGCTATCAAAATCAATCTGATGAAAGCTTATGATAAAATTAGATGGTAGTTCATTGATCATGTGATATCCTGCTATGGTGCGCCGGACATGTTTAGAAAATGAATTTCATAATGTATCTCTACTTCTTCTCTGAATGTTTGCCTTAATGGAGGTCAGGTTGGCAAGATTACTTTGTCGTGTGGTCTGCCCCAAGGGGATCCTCTCTCCCCTTATCTCTTTATTTAGGCAGTTGAGATTCTGTCATGACTTTTGGAAGAGGCCAAAGGTAAAggttgttggtattatatttatccaggatgttagatctatttgcaagtatgttgatttaacaacctaatattgaacttctaaaacgatgaactaaacacataaaagtttaagaataacttacagtgattgcagcggaattaatgtctccttccactcagatctctaacccttgattcctgtctgtagcagagtataatcaagatctgagcccgaaagttcttcagttggatgtgatccttcacagtcttccaaactatgatgagatactgaatgatgtgagtgggcacttctctctcactagggatttcgaaatctctctcttgtttttctctcttgatttcgtgtgatacactttGCAGAGCAAAGTTTCTCAAGCAAACTCATTCATTCAAAGAGaggagaggggctgctatatataggaaaagggaagatcacaactttccaaacaaacagtttcctcttttactgtgtaattgaataactgccttatttagtgtgattcaccactttcctatttaggctaggctttgattagcaattaaatgacaaattaaattgaaaaataataattgggaaaatacaatgatgtggccggccatggtgtgaatgggcctcacattgattttgcagtttcctcaattttatttctatttctccaaaaatgccatttttccaattctaatcatttaaatgccaaaaccaattatttaataactaaaatagattattaaataatattgccatttaaaattaattattaattcagacatgcaaagtctcataattaataattaaacctagaaaccctcttatttacaatttcatccctaaactgtgagaattcacaaattagacatagtctaacttttagaattataattgattaatcataaatcaattatagagtcctacaaacagtataatctcaactagaatggggaccatggatctatattctgagcttccaataagttgaaccgatttaccaagtaaatccctaacttattaattcctcgttgaatccactcttagaacttggaattgcactctcagacttatataaagcatatcatatgtttcacgatatcaatatgctatctcatttaaccattgttataatcttaatgtgatttagagatcctctatatagatgatttacatcgagacgggaccaatttaccgtttacacccctcaacgtattttgcccatttgaacacttagttacctgtaaatgatgttttagtgatctaatatatagtcactgaaacaagagctcatccatttacttctatttaactaagctcaaaaggaatcatcactttacttctatacaccagtagaagctatagatttccatatttatgtttagcactccctattcagttatgctatcatgttctcaaaatatatgtattatcctgactcaaaacaggctttaactaataaatcaaagaacaagaatagcactcctgagattgagcctaagcatatcaggatttagattctcttaatctaagatcaacttctgacattgacttggaaagatacaacggtaagtttacaatatctttaaccaagttcaatatcggtccagtccaatgcatactccatgcattcgaaatcagtatactttgccaatgttctggaaagaacataacacttactccaagtgtaagtgtacttcatcgctgattctcacatcagtgtaaatccaaaacactgatgaacagggaccaaatcttttgaatcatataatcacaatcacattccactgtattgacgatactgtaattgtgaataactatatgttctggatttaactgattttgtgcatatatcaagtatatgtattaaaccataaacatgtaacatacatgtaaacatacttcacttctaaattgataactaattagattgtaacgagttttatttagggcataaaacccaacaaactcccacttgcactaacataaaacaagtagtgcattacaatcaatcttttgtcttgatcctctgatcaagtgtagtatctttga is part of the Cannabis sativa cultivar Pink pepper isolate KNU-18-1 chromosome 5, ASM2916894v1, whole genome shotgun sequence genome and encodes:
- the LOC115716525 gene encoding probable plastid-lipid-associated protein 3, chloroplastic; translated protein: MALLFTSAHSSLFSTNPNKPFSLRSLLCPLPPSSSSSLSLQNPIGTRVDRFRSLRLHSSLSDQNSDPIPGKPPSESGDELAKVTDEWGVEAGPEELNSSTKLANSDPPKDEDEWGGPDRFVGVDNGSPASVGAETEDLGNDKLAELKRCLVDSVYGTELGFRASLEERAEILELVNQLEALNPTPAPTSAPELLDGNWILLYTGFSELLPLLAAGSTPLLKVDQISQSIDTRSLTIANSTTLSNPFSTFSFSASATFEVRSPSRIQVQFKEGTFQPPDIKSRVDLPGELNVFGQKINLSSLQQTLNPVQEVVANISRTISGQPPLKLPIPGDRNSSWLLITYLDSDFRISRGDGGLFVLAKEGSTLLNQ